The Vitis vinifera cultivar Pinot Noir 40024 chromosome 3, ASM3070453v1 region TATAATTAGCATGCAGGCTGCTGCAATCCATGTGTGGCTCTCACCCCAAAAAGAccttgattgattaattaatggGGTATTAGTTCATCTGTCAGTATCATTTGGCACTAATCATGATTACCTAATAATTTATCTAGCAGTTACTTTTGGTGGACTCATTAAAAGAAGTTTGAGGAATCCATATTATGACCATGGTAAAAACATGCATCCTTTTGTTGAATATGATGTGCATTATCATGGAAATATGTAAGCTGGGGTCATCTTGCTTTATAAGTGGTCTTGGTGGGTGCCAAAGAAACATGCAACTACTGTGCTTTGCATTTTATAGTAGCTTTGTGAAATTTTGTTCCTATAACTAAATATACTGGGAAGAATGTTGAGCAACAGTATCTATACATCGTGGTGCGAGAGTGCGATTTCTGTGGAAATGATGGCAAGCATGGCAATGATGATAGTCATGACCCCGCCTTCCCAAACCCTAACCCTCATATTTGATCTTGACCCTGCAATTTCATAAAACACAACAAGgacattatatttatataaggggtaattatgatatttcatattagataagaaaaaagttttcaaagttATAAATGCATGGTTTCTGTactttttaaaaccatgaggaTCATATGGGTGCAAAACGAATAATATCTACACAATTGAGAACAGATCAATACGaattatattgattttgtttgtttctgataatTTTTTGGGGCTTAGTTTATACCTTTAGCTGAGCAGACTTTGGTATGCAACTTTTACTTCTTTCTTGTTTGAAGAGGAAATGACCTAGAAAGAGTTCCGTTTTCATATCCCACACCAGTACTTTCCATGGTTGGACATTAGGGGAGGGTCAATTAATGGGCATTTTGGTAGGAACCATCCAAACAAAAGGTTGCATTAATTGAGAGCTTGGCTAGGACATTGTCCTTGGTGACTGGgactattaaaaaaatcatagaagcCACCACCGGCCACCGGCCAAAGCATGTATATTAGCATCAAGACTAGTGAGCAGTACATGGCTTCAACTGCGGCATTCTTAGTCATGGGTCCCTTTTCCCCATTTCATTAACGAGCTCTGGTGTCCTTGGGGATGCCGTCCAGCCTGGGGCACTTCTCTCCCCTGTTTCTTGCAAGTTAATCCAGTGACCAACCGGCACGTGGCACATTTGAGGCCACCGCTGCTGATATCCACATGAAGCAAGATGCTCAAGCTCACACCATAGAGACAAAAGAAATGGCATTGATTTTAAGGGCTGGAAAAAATTCCCCCCCGTAGTACTCATCTGTTAATATATGGTCAAATTACATTTAGAGACGGGAAAGCCCAAAAATTACATGAGATAGGAACCAACCCCAAAAAAGAAGGGTTGGTTTGGAGACTAATTAATACAATAGTGGGAGAAGTCATCTAGAATTAAGGGGCACTCTTCTTGCTTTCCAGTTTCCAAAACCTGGCTGGGAGTCCACGCTGAGGAACAGGGAATGGTCCATACTCAATTCCACCTTGTGATCCCACCACTTCCCACCTGCAACCATAAACCATCAAACACCCAAACAAAAACCCTTGTCAAACTCTCAAATCTCTGTAAAATCCCTGAAATTCaccaatttttgaaaagtgtaTGTGCATTTTtgctatatatgatatatctcaCCTGAACTTGGTAACTAGATGATGAGTCAAAATAAGGATCTCAAGCTTGGCAAGCTCATTTCCAGGACAAGCATGGACTCCACTACCAAATGGCAAAAAACTATTCGGTTTCGGAGCAACCTGAAAATACATAAATGAACACATATGTAAGGAGGAGGAGAGAACCAGATCATGatataaactatatatatatctgCAATATTGCATACCTCAAACCTAGATGGATCGAAATTCTGAGGATcagagaagaattccggattgTGATGAATGTTCCTGAACAGTGGCATCACCTTCCAACCTTTTGGAATGAGATATCCTGCAAAAATTCCCGGAGCAATTCAGAATATATTGAAGAAAAAGAACTAGGAAAAATTCATAACCATATGtaagtttcattttctttgagtcCTTACCCTTGTACTCTACATCAACTACGGCTTCCCTAAAGGTGAAAGATATGATGCTTGCCATTCTCAAGCTCTCTAATATGACCTGAAAATTTCAAACATGTGCAGCTGAGAAATGGGTTCATGAGGCTGATTCAGGACAAACTCTTAAAGTTTGAGCAGTTCGTACTCTATAAGTAAGTGGCATGTTTCTAGTCTGATCCCATGTCAAAGGCCGATTTCCTCCACTGTTTGATTCAAATATTGCTTTCTGCTCAGCCTGCCATGACAAAAAATGGATAGTAAATACAACACGTCTGGCTCATTCAATGGTGAAATTCATGACATTTGGGACCACAACAGTGGAGGTTAGCTTCTAAGGCTTTAATGGAAATCTAACCTTTACAGATTCTAGAAGTTTCTGATCATCATGGAGATATTTGAGGACCCAAGTTAAGACACTAGCCGTTGTGTCCTGAGCAGCAAACAGTACGCCAATGATGTTGTCGGCGATTTGATCCTCAGTTAAAATTTGCCCCTTTTCATCTTTGAAGTTCAGTAGATGGCCCAACAGATCCTTTTCCACCAGTCTCTTCTCCTTCCTCTCACAAATGATCTCTCTCACAATCTGATTAAGCCTTTTCCTTGCCTTTTTGAATTCATCAAAACCCGAAAGGAAATATAAGAATCAGATTAAACAGCCCCTAACAAGCATATGCAGCTAGGTAGCATGTAGAGAGCTTACCAGGATTGCTTTGCTGTATGCCGTTCCTGGTATATTTGTGGGAAAGGAATTGTAACCTTTGTCTACTATGCAGTAGTTCTTGGTAAGCTCGTCTCTGTAATTACCCTCCAAGTGACCAAAAACAGAAAGAATGCCAACATCAAAAGATAACTGTAGAAGATAAAGGAAAGCCATGTATCAGAAAAGCATGATCCAGACAAAAGTGTTAGGAACAGTGATCAGAAATTTGTAGAGAACCCATATATGAGAACATATCCCTAAGGAAGACAAACCAGTACAAATGAGGAATAGGACAACAGAATCACAACCCCATATCACTGAAAAAAGGCCATGTAGATAAAGCCAAAAAGTCTGAAAACAACAAAGTGATGCAACTACACACTAAAAACATGCTTCTGATTATAACGTAATCATCTACAAGAAGATTATAGTAATTAGTAGAGTTGAGACATAAAAGCAAACCTTCTTCATGGCATGAAAGGTGTTAATGACCTGCCCGCCGGCCCATGACTCCAAAGCAGAAATAGCCAAGGCTTCAATACTGGGGACTAGTTTCCGAATAGAATCTGGAGATAGTGAGCTCTGAACCAGCTTCCTCAGCTGAGCATGGTAGTCTCCTTGGTGAAAAAACAGCGCAGAAGGGCCAATCATCTTCTCTTTACTCTTGGGGTACGTAGGCTTGAACAAATGAGCCCGAGTCACCAGCACAAACCGAGCAGCCTCAGGGCTAGACAGCATGACACAAGGACACCCAAGTATGTGGGTTTTGAATATTTCTCCATATCTGAAGACAAATCAAAGATCGGCATTACTAACTACTTCAAAACACCCCATGCAaagacaaagatcaagaaaaaagaaaaagaagaaaaaaaacagaaaattttgGGGTTTACAGTACCAACCTTTCCTGTTTTGAATCAAAGAAGACAGTGGGGTCTTGGGAGTAGAGTTGGAGAGTCTCTCCAATATAAGGCCACCCCATTGAGCCTGGGGGAAGCTTATAAACTCTTTGCTTTGAtactttcttcttttgtttctttaaaaataagaagGGATAAGAAAGAAGAGTAGAGAGAAAGAGCAAGATGTaacagaaaatagaaagaatctCCATACAAATGCAGCAActctctccctttctctctctctctctcttgagCTTCTGGTGTGTTGCAGAAAGAGAGGAGTACATCAGGAAAGATTCTGGTTGTGGGAAACAAGTCAATGAGAGGAAATTGGTAAGAGtagggggtttatatagagccaAGAACAGTGAATTGGGATAAGACAAGCCGATTTTAAATTTGATCCACTCTTCTCCAAACAGTACGCGGGCAAATTCAATGTTCATCAGATATATATGTtgattctttttccctttttcattatatatacGTATTGAAATACTTGAATATTTGGTGGATTTTATGTAATGTCATAAAAAGGGTCAAAATCACAAGgcctttattttccaaaattcaaccCCCAACTCCATTCCTTTTGGAGAAAAATTCTTCCTCCAATTTCTACCTTTTTCATGGGCAATCCAAATATGTGTATGTATAAGACTAAGAGTCTAAGACCTACATATGGGTTGAAGAGATAAGAACAAGTTGTACTCTCATTTTTATGTACCATCCTCTAGTTGAAAATGAATTGGATTCGGATGAGGGTatcaaagtataaaataaataaataattttaaaaaaaattaaaattatttacatttaattttattttttttttaaagaaaaaatagtcAATTTATTGATACCATTCACATCATGTTTAATTGTATAGGAGTTGTATATGAGCATGGATTAAAATCCTAATATGGAAAACTCTGTCCTCAcatattcatattttctttccacGATAACCTTAGATTTAGAGCCTATCACTATCTTCATCCGATTGGAAAGCAATAAGACCTTCACATTTCCCATCTTTGTTGGATTTTCAATGGCAACAAAATAAACCCCTCGTGCTTTACACACCCTTCAAGCCTTTTATGTTGGGcggtgtttattattttaacatttattttcaaattttataactttcttttttaacttcttatcaacttataatttatttcttaaaatttttttattgaataaaaaaattaaaagatttgactttttttaatactaaaaataatttattgatttttttacttcttaatatttaataaaataaaatattaaaaaataaataatttaatatttaactgtattaaatactatttaattttaagatttatttataattaagtaaaaaaaaaacacaaacaataCCTAGATTGCAtcatttatatctattttttccgactttatttttaaaaaaataaatatttccatTTATGTTAAATATGTAGAAGGGCCTGTAGAGTTCAaaggatttatatatttttcaaaaatagaatgaTATCTATAATCTTGAACcatttttagaatattattattattattattattataaaaataaatggaaaaatagAGTAATTTGTAACCGTGAAAGGTTAAAAGTTGAGAGCGTGGAATAAGGTGAGGGCGGTTGAATGTGAAAAGGGAGGGGCAGGGCGGGGGTGGGACCCAGTGAATCGGCGGTGCAATCCAGCTCACACGTTGAAGACCGCTAAGATCTTCGACTTTCTAGATCGGATGGCCATCATGTCATGTCCCATTCGGGCATGGGTCCACGTGGAAGGTTCGCGAGCGTGGGACCCCCACCATTTTGTTGAGCCTGCGCGTGACGTCCGTATCAGAAGAAGACCACGTCAGGTGGTAGTCGCGATCCAAGCAAGCTG contains the following coding sequences:
- the LOC100246968 gene encoding abscisic acid 8'-hydroxylase 4 — protein: MYSSLSATHQKLKRERERKGESCCICMEILSIFCYILLFLSTLLSYPFLFLKKQKKKVSKQRVYKLPPGSMGWPYIGETLQLYSQDPTVFFDSKQERYGEIFKTHILGCPCVMLSSPEAARFVLVTRAHLFKPTYPKSKEKMIGPSALFFHQGDYHAQLRKLVQSSLSPDSIRKLVPSIEALAISALESWAGGQVINTFHAMKKLSFDVGILSVFGHLEGNYRDELTKNYCIVDKGYNSFPTNIPGTAYSKAILARKRLNQIVREIICERKEKRLVEKDLLGHLLNFKDEKGQILTEDQIADNIIGVLFAAQDTTASVLTWVLKYLHDDQKLLESVKAEQKAIFESNSGGNRPLTWDQTRNMPLTYRVILESLRMASIISFTFREAVVDVEYKGYLIPKGWKVMPLFRNIHHNPEFFSDPQNFDPSRFEVAPKPNSFLPFGSGVHACPGNELAKLEILILTHHLVTKFRWEVVGSQGGIEYGPFPVPQRGLPARFWKLESKKSAP